In Archangium violaceum, the following are encoded in one genomic region:
- a CDS encoding OmpA family protein, whose protein sequence is MSHKKPSFHRGTTMRGAPSSTRSSGFVRLSAVATMLLAPVALAQPSGLPEFELERLELNPNGRGSLLMGTGELLPAGGFRLSLAGQYENDPLVMYRDGARLGSVVGDRVTAHLLAAWAPMRWLELGVQLPLVAWQRGDDLSAQGIGAPARTGLSTPTAHVRLGLLAQQREAPVDLALELGVGLPVGSVETLSRDGIVRISPKVMVGRSFGWLRAGVEAGALVRPTVVLGDAGTVQDELGNEVRLGAVLATTGDGLRGELNVRGSVPLSREPKSLEVLAGLRLPLGESSELYALGGPGFGETPGTPSFRLLLGVAVGGGERQDASRRDDDGDGVRNGEDTCPMEAGPAERQGCPVKDADKDGIEDGADTCPMEAGPAERQGCPVKDADKDGLEDGADKCPTEAGLAERQGCPVRDADKDGLEDGADKCPTEAGLAERQGCPVRDADKDGLEDDADRCPTEAGLMELRGCPAKDTDGDSVADHLDNCPAEKGVATNQGCPVQQKQLVAIQTGKLEIKEQVFFATGKAVIQKRSFKMLDQVAQVLRQHPEVDLMVIEGHTDDRGNAEANRKLSLARAESVKSHLVNKGVEASRLEAKGFGPDRPIASNKTEKGRATNRRVEFIITTPERELK, encoded by the coding sequence ATGAGCCACAAGAAGCCGTCCTTCCACCGGGGGACGACCATGCGTGGCGCGCCCTCGTCGACGCGTTCGTCGGGATTCGTGCGCCTGTCCGCTGTTGCCACCATGCTGCTCGCTCCCGTCGCGCTCGCGCAGCCCTCGGGCCTGCCGGAGTTCGAACTGGAGCGTCTGGAGCTCAACCCCAACGGCAGGGGCTCTCTGCTCATGGGCACCGGCGAGCTGCTGCCCGCAGGCGGCTTCCGTCTCTCGCTCGCGGGGCAGTACGAGAATGATCCGCTGGTGATGTACCGCGATGGTGCTCGGTTGGGCTCGGTGGTGGGAGACCGGGTGACGGCGCACCTGCTGGCGGCCTGGGCACCGATGCGGTGGCTCGAGCTGGGTGTGCAGTTGCCGCTGGTGGCCTGGCAGCGTGGAGATGATCTCAGCGCCCAGGGCATCGGGGCACCGGCTCGCACGGGTCTGTCCACGCCCACGGCGCACGTGCGGTTGGGATTGCTCGCGCAGCAGCGGGAGGCGCCGGTGGACCTGGCGCTCGAGCTGGGCGTGGGGCTGCCCGTGGGCAGCGTGGAGACGCTCTCGCGGGACGGCATCGTCCGCATCTCGCCCAAGGTGATGGTGGGCCGGAGCTTCGGCTGGCTGCGCGCTGGCGTGGAGGCGGGCGCGCTGGTGCGGCCCACCGTCGTGCTCGGTGACGCGGGCACGGTGCAGGACGAGCTGGGCAACGAGGTGCGCCTGGGCGCGGTGCTGGCCACCACGGGCGACGGGCTGCGCGGCGAGCTCAACGTGCGCGGCAGCGTGCCGCTCTCGCGCGAGCCGAAGTCGCTGGAGGTGCTGGCCGGCCTCCGGCTTCCCCTCGGCGAGTCGTCCGAGCTCTATGCGCTGGGCGGTCCCGGCTTCGGTGAAACCCCGGGCACGCCCTCCTTCCGCCTGTTGCTCGGCGTGGCCGTTGGCGGTGGGGAGCGGCAGGACGCCTCGCGGCGCGACGACGATGGCGATGGCGTGAGGAACGGCGAGGACACGTGTCCCATGGAGGCGGGCCCGGCCGAGCGTCAGGGCTGCCCGGTGAAGGACGCGGACAAGGACGGTATCGAGGACGGCGCGGACACGTGTCCCATGGAGGCGGGCCCGGCCGAGCGCCAGGGCTGCCCGGTGAAGGACGCGGACAAGGACGGCCTGGAGGATGGCGCGGACAAGTGCCCCACGGAGGCGGGTCTGGCCGAGCGCCAGGGCTGCCCGGTGAGGGACGCGGACAAGGACGGCCTGGAGGACGGCGCGGACAAGTGCCCCACGGAGGCGGGTCTGGCCGAGCGCCAGGGCTGCCCGGTGAGGGACGCGGACAAGGACGGCCTGGAGGACGACGCGGACAGGTGCCCCACGGAGGCGGGCCTGATGGAGCTGCGCGGCTGCCCGGCGAAGGACACGGACGGTGACTCCGTGGCGGACCACCTGGACAACTGCCCCGCCGAGAAGGGCGTGGCCACCAACCAGGGCTGCCCGGTGCAGCAGAAGCAGCTCGTGGCCATCCAGACGGGCAAGCTGGAGATCAAGGAGCAGGTGTTCTTCGCCACCGGCAAGGCCGTCATCCAGAAGCGGTCCTTCAAGATGCTGGACCAGGTGGCCCAGGTGCTCCGCCAGCACCCCGAGGTCGACCTCATGGTCATCGAGGGTCACACCGACGACCGCGGCAACGCGGAGGCCAACCGCAAGCTGTCGCTGGCTCGGGCCGAGTCGGTGAAGAGCCACCTCGTGAACAAGGGCGTCGAGGCGTCGCGCCTGGAGGCGAAGGGCTTCGGTCCCGACCGGCCCATCGCGTCCAACAAGACGGAGAAGGGCCGCGCGACCAACCGCCGCGTGGAGTTCATCATCACCACCCCCGAGCGCGAGCTGAAGTAG
- a CDS encoding ATP-binding protein, protein MSTLSTLRRIGWGLGLGLIGWVVNLAALEVLPGVHLLLGPVVVLLAAVLLGPVAGGLAGAVSGAGTIWLWGHPWGWLNMILEGVFVGALRRRLTPLVADACYWVLSPLYFLLTYRVMEDIPLEATLVAGVKQAVNGLLAALILQVVLLLPSVRRHLRALLPLPLADVSIGRAFGSALTLGAIIPLLVVGGAEGRARYATEVRQVNEENLHAARVVSNEIESSLQHSRHGVFRLARTLSAGLSPDGVLPGQNFLEGELDALTSYSPEVVNAYVGSPEGVALAFSPRTDAAGRPLAGTDFSDRPYVRQVRQAHEPVVSDVFLGRGGVQGPLVVTAAPIRRGEHYAGYVMAALDLPRLRQNARTLVRDTPRRIRVVDARGGVVLDSAEEGTGQMRSTVGTPLASALKQVGSGGTGTYENELDTVTLVRVGSLLHFGMVEVPELGWRVVVEQPGTRLQQDVERSYFALLGTVGLATVAAVLLALTFSRIIVSPVHGVSHAAARLAAGERTARAAEVAEDSPRELSQLAETFDRMAWQLSRQMEAVERTSREKDAFLSIASHELKTPLTALKAQVQILRRKVPGEHVERLDKVSQQVDRVTRLVNQLLDASQLGLEQLPLERARLDLGEVVRRVADALVSASPLHTLELEVCPLVGEFDELRMEQVLHNLVSNAIKYSPTGGTIEVYTRVQPGNEAEVVVADRGIGLRVHDEEQLFGRFERGDRRELTGISGIGVGLYVSREIIRRHGGRISLRPREGGGAVATVRLPLSGKPEHDHHAPHRTEH, encoded by the coding sequence GTGAGCACTCTGAGCACCCTGAGGCGCATCGGATGGGGTCTGGGCCTCGGGCTGATCGGGTGGGTGGTGAACCTGGCGGCCCTGGAGGTACTGCCCGGGGTGCATCTGCTGCTCGGCCCGGTCGTGGTGCTGCTCGCCGCGGTGCTGCTCGGTCCGGTAGCGGGCGGGCTGGCGGGCGCCGTATCGGGCGCGGGGACCATCTGGCTGTGGGGCCACCCGTGGGGGTGGCTCAACATGATTCTCGAGGGCGTCTTCGTGGGCGCGCTGCGTCGGCGCCTCACGCCGCTGGTGGCGGATGCCTGCTACTGGGTGCTGAGCCCGCTGTACTTCCTCCTCACCTACCGGGTGATGGAGGACATCCCCCTGGAGGCCACGCTGGTGGCGGGGGTGAAGCAGGCGGTGAACGGGCTGCTGGCGGCGCTCATCCTCCAGGTGGTGCTGTTGCTGCCCTCGGTGCGCAGGCACCTGCGAGCGCTGCTACCGCTGCCGCTGGCGGACGTGTCCATCGGACGCGCGTTCGGCTCGGCGCTCACGCTGGGGGCCATCATCCCGCTGCTGGTGGTGGGCGGGGCCGAGGGCCGTGCGCGCTACGCCACCGAGGTGCGGCAGGTGAACGAGGAGAACCTGCACGCGGCCCGGGTGGTATCCAACGAAATCGAGAGCAGCTTGCAGCACTCGCGCCATGGCGTGTTCCGGCTGGCGCGCACGCTGTCGGCGGGCCTCTCGCCGGACGGGGTGCTGCCGGGCCAGAACTTCCTCGAGGGCGAGCTGGACGCGCTCACGTCCTACTCGCCGGAGGTGGTCAACGCCTACGTGGGCAGTCCGGAGGGGGTGGCGCTCGCCTTCTCTCCCCGCACCGACGCGGCGGGCCGTCCGCTGGCGGGCACGGACTTCTCGGATCGCCCCTACGTGCGGCAGGTGCGGCAGGCCCACGAGCCCGTGGTGAGCGACGTCTTCCTGGGACGAGGAGGAGTGCAAGGGCCGCTGGTGGTGACGGCGGCGCCCATCCGCCGGGGAGAGCATTACGCGGGGTACGTGATGGCCGCGTTGGACCTGCCGAGGCTGCGCCAGAACGCGCGCACCCTGGTGCGAGACACGCCGCGGCGCATCCGGGTCGTCGACGCACGGGGAGGAGTGGTGCTCGACTCGGCCGAGGAGGGCACCGGGCAGATGCGGAGCACCGTCGGCACGCCGCTGGCGAGTGCGCTGAAGCAGGTGGGCAGTGGCGGCACGGGGACCTATGAGAACGAGCTGGACACGGTGACGCTCGTGCGCGTGGGGTCGCTGCTGCACTTCGGCATGGTCGAGGTGCCGGAGTTGGGATGGAGGGTGGTGGTGGAGCAGCCGGGAACGAGGCTGCAGCAGGACGTGGAGCGCTCCTACTTCGCGCTGCTGGGCACGGTGGGGCTGGCCACGGTGGCGGCGGTGCTGCTGGCGCTCACCTTCTCGCGCATCATCGTCTCGCCGGTGCACGGGGTGTCGCACGCGGCGGCCCGGCTCGCGGCGGGAGAGCGCACGGCGCGAGCGGCCGAGGTGGCCGAGGACTCGCCGCGCGAGCTGAGCCAGCTGGCGGAGACCTTCGACCGGATGGCCTGGCAGCTGTCGCGGCAGATGGAGGCCGTCGAGCGCACCAGCCGGGAGAAGGACGCCTTCCTCTCCATCGCGTCGCACGAGCTGAAGACGCCACTCACCGCGCTCAAGGCGCAGGTGCAGATATTGAGGCGCAAGGTGCCGGGCGAGCACGTGGAGCGGCTGGACAAAGTGAGCCAGCAGGTGGACCGGGTGACGCGGCTGGTGAACCAGTTGCTGGACGCCTCGCAGCTGGGCCTGGAGCAGCTGCCACTGGAGCGCGCGCGGTTGGACCTGGGCGAGGTGGTGCGGCGGGTGGCGGACGCCCTGGTGAGCGCCTCGCCGCTGCACACGCTGGAGCTCGAGGTGTGCCCGCTGGTGGGCGAATTCGACGAGCTGCGAATGGAGCAGGTGCTGCACAACCTGGTGTCCAACGCCATCAAGTACAGCCCGACGGGAGGAACCATCGAGGTGTACACCCGGGTGCAGCCGGGCAACGAGGCGGAGGTGGTGGTGGCCGACCGGGGAATCGGCCTGCGAGTGCATGACGAGGAGCAGCTCTTCGGGCGCTTCGAGCGAGGAGATCGGCGTGAGCTGACCGGCATCTCGGGCATTGGGGTGGGGCTGTACGTGTCGAGGGAGATCATCCGCCGTCACGGGGGGCGCATCTCGTTGCGCCCGCGCGAGGGGGGAGGAGCGGTGGCCACGGTAAGACTCCCGTTGAGCGGGAAACCGGAGCACGACCACCACGCCCCCCACCGGACCGAGCACTGA
- a CDS encoding class I SAM-dependent methyltransferase, with amino-acid sequence MAPKTSTAESYAAQHRGNADHYATYFAGMDASMQQKVALTTAHFPTRGRVADMGSGSGRGTHDLACLYSGLELVGVDINPVSVKMAAESYQRSNLRFVVGDIADPVFPPESLDGVLDSSVLHHVTSFNSFSLARLEECLDNQVRALRTGGVIIIRDFLIPDGPSEVFLDLPTTDGAAEGLVPELSTAALFERFARGFRCSVNRDGPVPHTRLVSPHAGHVRYRLALRAANEFILRKDYRTDWDVELLEEYTYFSQSQFESAFRRRGLRILSSMPIRNPWIIANRYEGRFHLSDVDGRPLPFPATNYLIVGEKVPPGAGVELREERSEPLATPRFLSLSAWRHEESGRVWELVERPGRTLDLLPWFRQDGQVFVLAKKGFPRPIVNACADHPNLGGAALSGYITEPLAAITHAGEPPDKAITRILHERAGLPADSIRALGEPLRYFTSPGGVSERVSAYLVEVAPSSGLPVPDYSPFTSSGSVRELDARQVLRACHVGGMVDARLELNIHRLLRHLGTSPGPWIGASIQLAEQSGGPAWAEDALAPARHVGFSPHEEGAIGYLDLCTGTFSERDAEGRVLASVPREYLVPRGEVSRNTTVALPVVRTREGIRVGIEHRELPVVQHFTGSARIAVSPAWRLPRTLTHLGQVPSFIAERLREEFAVSVRHTWELGGSYHTTPGVTPELVWPFAVEVEAASAHDPRLHWMPLEVLISQLDGVQDAHLLVVAWRLAHALGVLG; translated from the coding sequence ATGGCCCCCAAGACGAGCACGGCGGAATCCTACGCGGCCCAGCACCGCGGCAACGCGGACCACTACGCCACCTACTTCGCTGGCATGGATGCCTCCATGCAGCAGAAGGTGGCCCTCACCACCGCCCACTTCCCCACGCGCGGCCGCGTGGCCGACATGGGCAGCGGCTCGGGTCGTGGCACCCATGACCTCGCCTGTCTCTACAGCGGTCTGGAGCTGGTCGGCGTCGACATCAACCCGGTGTCCGTGAAGATGGCCGCCGAGTCCTATCAGCGCTCCAACCTCCGCTTCGTCGTGGGTGACATCGCCGACCCGGTCTTCCCGCCGGAGTCGCTCGATGGTGTGCTCGACTCGTCGGTGCTCCACCACGTCACCAGCTTCAATTCCTTCTCGCTCGCCCGCCTGGAGGAGTGTCTGGACAACCAGGTGCGCGCGCTGCGCACCGGCGGCGTCATCATCATCCGCGACTTCCTCATCCCCGATGGGCCCTCGGAGGTGTTCCTCGACCTGCCCACGACGGATGGTGCTGCCGAGGGGCTCGTCCCGGAGCTCTCCACCGCCGCGCTCTTCGAGCGCTTCGCGCGCGGCTTCCGCTGCAGCGTCAACCGCGACGGCCCCGTGCCTCATACGCGGCTCGTTTCGCCCCACGCGGGACACGTCCGTTACCGGCTCGCCCTGCGCGCCGCCAACGAGTTCATCCTCCGCAAGGATTACCGCACCGACTGGGACGTGGAGCTGCTCGAGGAGTACACCTACTTCTCCCAGTCCCAGTTCGAGTCCGCCTTCCGCCGCCGCGGGCTGCGCATCCTCAGCTCGATGCCCATCCGCAACCCGTGGATCATCGCCAATCGCTACGAGGGCCGCTTCCACCTGAGCGATGTCGACGGCCGGCCGCTGCCGTTCCCAGCCACCAACTACCTCATCGTGGGAGAGAAGGTGCCCCCCGGCGCGGGCGTGGAGCTGCGCGAGGAGCGCAGCGAGCCCCTCGCCACGCCTCGTTTCCTGTCCCTCAGTGCCTGGCGTCACGAGGAGTCCGGCCGCGTCTGGGAGCTGGTGGAGCGCCCCGGGCGCACGTTGGATCTGCTGCCCTGGTTCCGCCAGGACGGGCAGGTGTTCGTGCTGGCCAAGAAGGGCTTCCCCCGGCCCATCGTCAACGCCTGCGCGGATCATCCCAACCTCGGAGGCGCGGCGCTGTCCGGCTACATCACCGAGCCCCTCGCCGCCATCACCCACGCCGGTGAGCCGCCGGACAAGGCCATCACGCGCATCCTGCACGAGCGGGCCGGACTCCCCGCCGACAGCATCCGCGCCCTCGGAGAGCCCTTGCGCTACTTCACCTCGCCCGGCGGGGTGAGCGAGCGCGTGTCCGCGTACCTGGTGGAGGTGGCTCCGTCCTCCGGTCTTCCCGTCCCCGACTACAGCCCCTTCACCAGCTCCGGCTCGGTGCGCGAGCTGGATGCGCGCCAGGTGCTCCGCGCCTGCCACGTGGGCGGCATGGTGGACGCCCGGTTGGAGCTCAACATCCACCGTCTGCTGCGCCACCTGGGGACCTCTCCGGGGCCGTGGATCGGCGCCTCCATCCAGCTCGCCGAGCAGTCCGGTGGGCCGGCGTGGGCCGAGGATGCGCTGGCTCCCGCGCGCCACGTGGGCTTCTCTCCCCATGAGGAGGGTGCCATCGGCTATCTGGACCTGTGCACCGGCACCTTCTCCGAGCGCGACGCCGAGGGCCGCGTGCTGGCCAGCGTGCCGCGCGAGTATCTCGTGCCCCGCGGCGAGGTGAGTCGCAACACCACGGTGGCGCTCCCGGTGGTTCGGACGCGCGAGGGCATCCGCGTGGGCATCGAGCACCGCGAGCTGCCGGTGGTGCAGCACTTCACGGGCAGCGCCCGCATCGCCGTGTCTCCGGCCTGGCGGCTTCCCCGGACGCTCACCCACCTCGGTCAGGTGCCCTCCTTCATCGCCGAGCGTCTTCGCGAGGAGTTCGCCGTCTCCGTCCGCCATACCTGGGAGCTCGGCGGCTCGTACCACACGACTCCAGGTGTCACCCCCGAGCTGGTCTGGCCCTTCGCCGTGGAGGTCGAGGCGGCTTCCGCTCATGACCCGCGTCTGCACTGGATGCCGCTCGAGGTCCTCATCAGCCAGCTCGATGGGGTTCAGGACGCGCACCTGCTGGTGGTCGCCTGGCGGTTGGCTCACGCTCTGGGCGTATTGGGTTGA
- a CDS encoding PhzF family phenazine biosynthesis isomerase encodes MSAEARYARAFISSDARGGNATWVLPVGMEPGAAAAAVDTARALARETGIEVTLEAAGRDFRFIAPDGELSLCLHGLLGGLALARNEGRIPEERRAVTVTTPSGELTARVEAVDATSFEVSVELGRQHLVPVEIGQELRAALAAALGLTPGDMPERLWNAGGARLKTLIPLGRRERLTAVNVNPAAVERIASQLGCTGLYAFVVERADATRAHLAVRQFPAGIGIVEDPATGGSAAAPALWLRREGGHSRLAHLTLAQGEDMGRPCRLVVEHTGDDDATGWRVGGRVVLEPSPPNIRSGHG; translated from the coding sequence GTGTCTGCCGAAGCCCGCTATGCCCGCGCCTTCATCTCCAGCGACGCGCGCGGCGGCAACGCCACCTGGGTATTGCCGGTCGGGATGGAGCCAGGTGCCGCGGCGGCGGCGGTCGACACAGCCCGGGCACTTGCCCGTGAGACCGGTATCGAGGTGACACTCGAAGCCGCGGGCAGGGACTTCCGGTTCATCGCGCCGGATGGAGAGCTGAGCCTGTGCCTCCACGGGCTGTTGGGCGGACTGGCGCTCGCCCGAAACGAGGGGCGCATCCCCGAAGAGAGGCGGGCCGTGACGGTGACGACCCCGTCTGGTGAGCTCACGGCCCGAGTCGAGGCGGTGGATGCAACCTCCTTCGAGGTCTCGGTGGAGTTGGGAAGGCAGCACCTGGTCCCGGTGGAGATAGGACAGGAGCTGCGAGCGGCACTGGCCGCGGCCCTGGGGCTCACGCCGGGCGACATGCCCGAGCGGCTGTGGAACGCGGGCGGGGCGCGTCTGAAGACCTTGATTCCGCTCGGGAGGCGTGAGCGGCTGACGGCGGTGAACGTGAATCCCGCGGCCGTCGAGCGCATCGCCTCCCAGCTGGGCTGCACCGGCCTCTATGCCTTCGTCGTCGAGCGTGCGGACGCGACCCGTGCGCACCTCGCCGTGCGGCAGTTCCCGGCTGGCATCGGCATCGTCGAGGATCCGGCCACGGGGGGTTCCGCCGCCGCCCCCGCCCTATGGCTCAGGCGGGAGGGAGGGCATTCCAGGCTCGCGCACCTGACCCTCGCACAAGGCGAAGACATGGGACGGCCGTGCCGTCTGGTCGTGGAGCACACAGGCGATGATGACGCGACCGGCTGGCGGGTGGGGGGCCGCGTCGTTCTGGAGCCGTCTCCCCCCAACATCAGGAGCGGACACGGATGA
- a CDS encoding zinc-dependent alcohol dehydrogenase family protein, translating to MSTEQTMSGTMKRWQLRQPGRAHLELADVAIPKPGPGEVLVRVSAVSLNYREKLFLDGGGYSNMPLPFVPTSDMAGEVVATGAGVRRFQEGARVIANFQTDWVEGPTPRQVRSLGGSVPGVLAEYVVMPESWLVASPKTLDDVRASTLPCAGLTAWTALVELGALRPGQTVVTQGTGGVSLFALQLASAMGARVIVLSGDEGKLSRARELGAAHGIHRGHTPDWAKAVLELTGGQGADHILEVVGGDNLARSANAIASGGRISLIGVLEGFEARFPVLPLFQSQGVLQGIFVGHRRGLENLVRAVDQLELAPVVDAVYPLAEFPKALEHLDRGPFGKLVIRVRS from the coding sequence ATGAGCACGGAGCAGACGATGAGCGGCACGATGAAGCGTTGGCAGTTGCGGCAGCCCGGTCGGGCGCATCTGGAGCTGGCGGACGTGGCGATCCCGAAGCCGGGGCCGGGCGAGGTACTGGTCCGTGTCTCGGCCGTGTCGCTCAACTACCGCGAGAAGCTCTTCCTGGACGGTGGCGGCTATTCGAACATGCCCCTGCCGTTCGTCCCCACCTCCGATATGGCGGGGGAGGTCGTCGCCACCGGGGCGGGTGTGCGGCGCTTCCAGGAGGGAGCGCGGGTCATCGCCAACTTCCAGACCGACTGGGTGGAGGGCCCGACGCCCCGGCAGGTGCGAAGCCTGGGCGGCAGCGTGCCCGGCGTCCTGGCCGAGTACGTGGTCATGCCCGAGAGCTGGCTGGTTGCCTCCCCCAAGACGTTGGATGACGTGCGGGCGAGCACGCTGCCGTGCGCTGGACTCACGGCCTGGACCGCGCTGGTGGAGCTGGGTGCACTGCGTCCAGGGCAGACGGTGGTGACCCAGGGCACGGGCGGCGTATCCCTGTTCGCGCTACAGCTCGCGTCGGCCATGGGGGCGCGGGTCATCGTGCTCTCCGGTGATGAGGGCAAGCTCTCCCGCGCCAGGGAACTGGGCGCGGCACATGGCATCCATCGCGGCCACACGCCCGACTGGGCGAAGGCGGTGCTCGAGCTCACGGGAGGGCAGGGCGCCGACCACATCCTGGAGGTGGTGGGTGGAGACAACCTCGCCCGCTCGGCCAATGCCATTGCGTCTGGTGGGCGCATCTCCCTGATTGGCGTGCTGGAGGGATTCGAGGCCCGCTTCCCGGTGCTGCCGCTCTTCCAGTCGCAAGGCGTTCTCCAGGGCATCTTCGTCGGCCACCGGCGGGGTCTGGAGAACCTGGTGCGCGCGGTGGACCAGCTCGAGCTCGCGCCAGTCGTCGATGCGGTCTATCCCCTCGCCGAGTTCCCGAAGGCACTGGAGCACCTGGACCGCGGGCCCTTTGGCAAGCTCGTCATCCGTGTCCGCTCCTGA
- a CDS encoding LysR family transcriptional regulator: protein MTDRLSGVLSFVQAAEAGSFALAAQRMGLSRSAIGKSIARLEERLGTRLFQRTTRRQSLTDDGQAFYERCVRALAELEAAEAELDSGRRAPTGRLRVSAPVMFGRHCAAPLLWDLARQHSGLEVEISFSDRVVDLIEDGYDMAVRVAPLADQAGLTARRLGVQEMVVCAAPSYLARHGRPTTLGELDGHEAVIYGRNGISKPWRFPDGQGGEKLVSVPSRLRFDDVETIADAAAQGAGLAWLPCWLVAERVRGGQLVIVLEQEHRYGNEIYAVWPQNKHLPSKVRAAIDMLVARIPERLSSATRPVKASARPHPRRG from the coding sequence ATGACGGATCGCCTCAGCGGAGTCCTCTCGTTCGTGCAGGCCGCCGAAGCCGGGAGCTTCGCGCTCGCCGCCCAGCGCATGGGCCTGTCGCGCTCGGCCATCGGCAAGAGCATTGCCCGACTGGAGGAGCGGCTGGGAACGCGCCTGTTCCAGCGAACCACACGCCGGCAGAGCCTCACCGATGATGGGCAGGCCTTCTACGAGCGCTGTGTGCGCGCGCTGGCGGAACTGGAGGCCGCCGAGGCGGAGCTGGACTCCGGCCGCCGTGCCCCCACCGGCCGCTTGCGCGTGAGTGCGCCGGTGATGTTCGGCCGGCACTGCGCGGCGCCGCTCCTCTGGGACCTGGCCCGCCAGCATTCCGGGCTGGAGGTGGAGATCTCCTTCAGCGACCGCGTGGTCGACCTCATCGAGGATGGCTACGACATGGCGGTCCGCGTCGCGCCCCTGGCGGACCAGGCCGGCCTGACGGCCCGCCGGCTGGGAGTCCAGGAGATGGTGGTCTGCGCCGCGCCTTCCTACCTCGCCAGGCACGGCCGTCCCACCACACTCGGGGAACTGGACGGTCACGAGGCCGTCATCTACGGGCGCAATGGCATTTCCAAACCCTGGCGGTTTCCGGATGGACAGGGCGGCGAGAAGCTCGTGTCCGTTCCCTCGCGCCTGCGCTTCGACGACGTGGAGACCATCGCCGACGCGGCGGCGCAGGGGGCGGGGCTGGCGTGGCTTCCGTGCTGGCTCGTCGCGGAGCGCGTGCGCGGCGGACAGCTCGTCATCGTCCTGGAACAGGAGCACCGCTACGGCAATGAAATCTACGCCGTCTGGCCGCAGAACAAGCACCTGCCCTCGAAGGTGCGCGCCGCCATCGACATGCTCGTCGCGCGCATCCCGGAGCGGCTGTCGAGCGCCACCCGCCCGGTCAAGGCATCCGCCAGGCCTCACCCGCGCCGCGGTTGA
- a CDS encoding diiron oxygenase — translation MLNQDSEYQSCIQNSERVSWRVDELLPRDTVIDFSRRILSDALTGTESISCLSAGEKLALNQIRSNSYAHLFLFLEEYVVALMSQRAGLELHGNSTHMRALLRFTEEEIKHQQLFARYTDMFARGFNVAPALLDNHVQVARAIMSKSHLAVLIFNLHMELMTQQHYVETIRNNEREALDPVFCNMLKHHWLEEAQHARLDYLEAQKILARAPETLDSAMNEYAEILGALRGTLSRQLELDLQTFEKAIGRTLTESERSEILAAQERSYVWTFIGMGMKTPLFLSRLRALSPAAEQRVLELAPQYYCN, via the coding sequence ATGCTCAATCAAGACTCCGAGTATCAATCCTGTATCCAGAACTCCGAGCGTGTGTCGTGGCGGGTCGATGAGCTGTTGCCCAGGGACACCGTCATCGATTTCAGCCGGAGAATCCTCTCGGACGCGTTGACGGGGACGGAGTCGATCAGCTGCTTGAGCGCCGGGGAGAAACTGGCGCTCAATCAGATCCGCTCGAACAGCTACGCCCACCTGTTCCTGTTCCTGGAGGAGTACGTCGTCGCGCTCATGTCGCAGCGTGCCGGCCTCGAGCTGCATGGGAACTCGACACACATGCGCGCGCTCCTGCGTTTCACCGAGGAGGAGATCAAGCACCAGCAGCTCTTCGCCCGGTACACGGACATGTTCGCGCGTGGGTTCAATGTGGCACCGGCCCTTCTGGACAATCACGTCCAGGTGGCCAGGGCCATCATGTCGAAGTCTCATCTCGCCGTGCTGATCTTCAATCTGCACATGGAGCTCATGACGCAGCAGCACTACGTGGAGACCATCCGCAACAATGAGCGGGAGGCGCTCGACCCGGTGTTCTGCAACATGCTCAAGCACCACTGGCTCGAGGAGGCGCAACACGCCCGCCTCGACTACCTGGAGGCCCAGAAGATCCTCGCGCGGGCGCCCGAGACACTGGACTCGGCCATGAATGAATACGCGGAGATCCTCGGAGCGCTTCGGGGCACCCTGTCGCGGCAGCTCGAGTTGGATCTCCAGACCTTCGAGAAGGCCATCGGACGTACGCTCACGGAGAGCGAGCGGAGCGAGATCCTCGCGGCCCAGGAGCGCTCGTATGTCTGGACCTTCATTGGCATGGGGATGAAGACGCCCCTCTTCCTCTCCCGCCTGCGCGCGCTCTCTCCGGCCGCCGAGCAGCGCGTCCTGGAGCTCGCCCCCCAGTACTACTGCAACTGA